AAAGCGGATGGCGCTCGCGAGGGCGTCGTAATACGGCGTACCGGGAATCCACACAGGGATCGGGAGATTGAACAGGGCATGAACCCAGGTATGAGCGGCGCGGGCCAGCCGTCCATTGCCATCCTCGAACGGATGGATGCGGATCAATTCTGCATGGAGCAACACGCCAATGTCGATCACGTCGGCAGGGTTGATCTTCAATCCGACCTCTGCTTCCACCAGCAACTCACTGATAGAAGTGTTGACCCTCTCGATCAGGTCCGCGATCTCAGTGTTGATGAGGGATGGCACGGTGCCGTAGTAACTTCCGAACGTGATGTCGCCTCTCCGAAGGATGCCAGGTTGCATGCTGCTGAGACCAGCAGACAAGGTGGTATGCCAGTCGAGCAGCAGCGTTCGCGTCAACGCTGGAGCCGGGACCTGAACGATCCCACTGGTCAACAAAAACAGCGCCTGCTGGAGGCGCTGCACTTCATCTGGACGAAACAATCGTCCATTGCTGTCTCTAGCGCCCATGATCAGGCGGTGAGTCGAGTAACATCTGCGCGGTGGTGTCGAAGCCCTCGATCCGAAGGCTGGCCGCGACGCTCTCAGCGATCACGGCAAGGTCGACAGCGTACGGTTCTGGTTCTGTTCGTGGACGCACGGTCAAGCCCTGTAGACGGCGCTGATACTCGTGCAGATCAATAGATGTCGCGTTCAGGGTGTCGGCCATTCTCTTCCTCCTTCTCTGTATAGTACGCCGTTTGTCGTGACTCGCCGTCTCTTGAGGCGAGATCGATCAGCGAGGTCTGGTTGGCTCAGCCGGGCCAAACCGCCAACAGCGCATCGAGATCGACAGGCCAGGCGCGTCCCTCAGACGCTTCCACCGCATGGATACGCAGCGTTCGGGTGTTGAGATACGCCGTGCCGAAGCCCGGCAGGGGCGTAAAGGTGCTGGGCAGTTCCGCTTCAACGCACCAGGGCTGTGCGGCCTGCT
The sequence above is a segment of the Deinococcus ruber genome. Coding sequences within it:
- a CDS encoding Fic family protein, with the translated sequence MFRPDEVQRLQQALFLLTSGIVQVPAPALTRTLLLDWHTTLSAGLSSMQPGILRRGDITFGSYYGTVPSLINTEIADLIERVNTSISELLVEAEVGLKINPADVIDIGVLLHAELIRIHPFEDGNGRLARAAHTWVHALFNLPIPVWIPGTPYYDALASAIRFRRYAAMQDYVLRCMGR